The sequence CAGTGTGTCACTAAAAGGTAGACCCTGTTTATGCAGTCACTAATCCACCTGTCCCTGCactcttggcatcacgaccttcatccagcagctgtacctgtaacaaagtatcctccctggtgacctttccctatcgtgtgtgtgcatcttacaatggagtctttctgagaaCATCCCTCCCGTGTAgttatctcatcctgctgttccaGTAACGGCCTCCCACCAGCCtcgtccttggagctcccagtaCTGGGTGTGAAGTAGTTTATGAGATGTGTAGTGGTGCATGTAAGCGTGTACTTTCTTGCCATATACATCCCACTTAatcatcatgtgtctggcccttcagaacctggggccagtgcttgttcccctctttagcaatTGTGGGGTATGGCTCCtccctgtggcggtgcattgcattaataagtctctccctgctgattaaCACAGTACAtgcattgtcagtaagaactgagcttccaatgttagcaacacaaatgattctaatgattggttatatagtgttattagttcactcacaggtcatgtagttagttcaaataaaggtcatacagtttgtggtaacgttaatcaatacattaatagtgttaattcaaatccagtgttctgtaattggttatatatgatgttgttagtacttactctgttacatttatatttagcgcagttagtacaaatttgaggctcagtattgtataattggccttttaaaagtagtgatcaaaagtaataataaaattccccacaGCCTTATACTAGCAAGCAGTAGCTCTAAAATAGCAGCCTACGTGTGAGCTGTGCTGTATTATTGAACAAACATGATAAGAGAAGTTGATATCATGTTGTAGTTGGTCAGAAACTCTAATATATAATGATTCAGATTGAAATCAGAAGCAAACTAATTGTGACCAGGTCATCCCGTCTTCTGCCTCAGCCCCTtgacttttattaaaaaatgtagCAAAGAATCTTTAGACCCCCCCAAACCCAGGAGGCCCAGGGACCAGTGCCTTTTTGCTTGCTCGTGGTGGTGTACTGATGTTAGGGCCTCaagtaatgattattttgattaacAAATTAATCTGCTTGCTActtgtctgtcttgtctgaCTTGTCTGATGGGAGGCGTTTCTCACAGTTTAAGATGTGCATGCAATTCTGTGATATCCTCACTAGTCTGACAACGAGCTGTGGACCAATAAGCATCTTACAAAAGTGAATcctgcagtgcacacacagtgagcagtGACTGAGGAGACatcctgtctgttttcagtgagtcaaaaggagaaaaaaatcattgaagaattaatttttttcctgGCTAGAGATTGAACTTTTTGTTCATACACAAATTATGTCTTGTATTAGTGTCTTCAAACACtaacactttttaaatcaaaatagtTCTGTCATTAGTCTCCTAATTGATTAATCGCCTTTTAATAATTGATATAATTTAGGTTTAACCTTCTGGTTGATTGATTTCCTGTTGATCGACTGACCGATGAATGAACGTTAATGGAGTTTGACTTGTTGATTAAATGAGAATAAACTTTTCTTCGCTCTGAAATTGTGCCTATATTGCTTCCAGGTTTGCGTTGCCATAGAAACGCGCAAGGAGGAAGCACAACCTGCCCCGCAGCCTCCATCTGATCGATCACTGTTAATGactttaatcaatttaatacCTTTAGCTCGTGACTTTCTGTGCTCGTGTGAACAGGAGGTCGCCTCCGGGGCCGCGCGCTGTGAAAACGGGAGACTTGTCACGTGACAAGTCGGATGACCTCTTTGAAGTGCAGGAGAAGCGCCGCGAGAAGGACGAGCTCCAGGCGAAGATGGAGGAGCGCAGACTGGTGCGGGAAAAGTCCCACCTTCACTTATGGCGGTGTGACGTTCACTGACCTGCCTGTCCCGCCAAGCACGGATGTTACAGCGTGACTTTtggcctgctgtgtgtgtgtttcaggtggtgGAGCGGCTGAAGCGGAGCATCAATGAGCTGCAGGAGCAGTTTAAGGAAGCGAAGCAGTTAAACTCGAACTTAAATAAGTTTCTGAAGGTGCAGTTGGGACCATTTCACTGTAGGTAGGACGTGTGTTATTGTAGAGGACAGAgtccagacagcagcagcctcactcCGACCCTCCATGTCCCTCTGAGCAGGGTGCAGACGCCGATCAGGCTgtcaggagagcagagagggagtcAGAGGAGAGCcgtcagagggaggaggagcgggagaGGCTGGAGAAGGAGTGTGCTGACCTGGTGGAGAGGAAGCGGGAGGCCCAGCAGGAGGTGCagagacacactgtgtgtctggACTTCATGGAGCGGGTGGCCAAACTGACTAAGGTGCTGCAAACATTTGACATGGAAAAGAAACAGCTCATTTGTGTATCGTACAGGAGCAGTGTGTCACTAAAAGGTAGACCCTGTTTATGCAGTCACTAATCCACCTGTCCCTGCactcttggcatcacgaccttcatccagcagctgtacctgtaacaaagtatcctccctggtgacctttccctatcgTGTGAGAGCttcttacaatggagtctttctgagaaCATCCCTCCCGTGTAgttatctcatcctgctgttccaGTAACGGCCTCCCACCAGCCtcgtccttggagctcccagtaCTGGGTGTGAAGTAGTTTATGAGATGTGTAGTGGTGCATGTAAGCGTGTACTTTCTTGCCATATACATCCCACTTAatcatcatgtgtctggcccttcagaacctggggccagtgcttgttcccctctttagcaattgtggggtatggctcttccctgtggcggtgcattgcattaataagtctctccctgctgattaaCACAGTACAtgcattgtcagtaagaactgagcttccaatgttagcaacacaaatgattctaatgattggttatatagtgttattagttcactcacaggtcatgtagttagttcaaataaaggtcatacagtttgtggtaacgttaatcaatacattaatagtgttaattcaaatccagtgttctgtaattggttatatatgatgttgttagtacttactctgttacatatatatttagcgcagttagtacaaatttgaggctcagtattgtataattggccttttaaaagtagtgatcaaaagtaataataaaattccccacaGCCTTATACTAGCAAGCAGTAGCTCTAAAATAGCAGCCTACGTGTGAGCTGTGCTGTATTATTGAACAAACATGATAAGAGAAGTTGATATCATGTTGTAGTTGGTCAGAAACTCTAATATATAATGATTCAGATTGAAATCAGAAGCAAACTAATTGTGACCAGGTCATCCCGTCTTCTGCCTCAGCCCCTtgacttttattaaaaaatgtagCAAAGAATCTTTAGACCCCCCCAAACCCAGGAGGCCCAGGGACCAGTGCCTTTTTGCTTGCTCGTGGTGGTGTACTGATGTTAGGGCCTCaagtaatgattattttgattaacAAATTAATCTGCTTGCTActtgtctgtcttgtctgaCTTGTCTGATGGGAGGCGTTTCTCACAGTTTAAGATGTGCATGCAATTCTGTGATATCCTCACTAGTCTGACAACGAGCTGTGGACCAATAAGCATCTTACAAAAGTGAATcctgcagtgcacacacagtgagcagtGACTGAGGAGACatcctgtctgttttcagtgagtcaaaaggagaaaaaaatcattgaagaattaatttttttcctgGCTAGAGATTGAACTTTTTGTTCATACACAAATTATGTCTTGTATTAGTGTCTTCAAACACtaacactttttaaatcaaaatagtTCTGTCATTAGTCTCCTAATTGATTAATCGCCTTTTAATAATTGATATAATTTAGGTTTAACCTTCTGGTTGATTGATTTCCTGTTGATCGACTGACCGATGAATGAACGTTAATGGAGTTTGACTTGTTGATTAAATGAGAATAAACTTTTCTTCGCTCTGAAATTGTGCCTATATTGCTTCCAGGTTTGCGTTGCCATAGAAACGCGCAAGGAGGAAGCACAACCTGCGCCACGAGGAAGAAGAGTGAGAgccgaggaagaggagtgagagccgaggaagaggagtgagagaaagaaaacacagtcatGGACAGCAGCAGCGTCCGCGAGCATCCACAGTGAGTTCACGTGCAGCGCGTGAGGCCCCGCAGCCTCCATCTGATCGATCACTGTTAATGactttaatcaatttaatacCTTTAGCTCGTGACTTTCTGTGCTCGTGTGAACAGGAGGTCGCCTCCGGGGCCGCGCGCTGTGAAAACGGGAGACTTGTCACGTGACAAGTCGGATGACCTCTTTGAAGTGCAGGAGAAGCGCCGCGAGAAGGACGAGCTCCAGGCGAAGATGGAGGAGCGCAGACTGGTGCGGGAAAAGTCCCACCTTCACTTATGGCGGTGTGACGTTCACTGACCTGCCTGTCCCGCCAAGCACGGATGTTACAGCGTGACTTTtggcctgctgtgtgtgtgtttcaggtggtgGAGCGGCTGAAGCGGAGCATCAATGAGCTGCAGGAGCAGTTTAAGGAAGCGAAGCAGTTAAACTCGAACTTAAATAAGTTTCTGAAGGTGCAGTTGGGACCATTTCACTGTAGGTAGGACGTGTGTTATTGTAGAGGACAGAgtccagacagcagcagcctcactcCGACCCTCCATGTCCCTCTGAGCAGGGTGCAGACGCCGATCAGGCTgtcaggagagcagagagggagtcAGAGGAGAGCcgtcagagggaggaggagcgggagaGGCTGGAGAAGGAGTGTGCTGACCTGGTGGAGAGGAAGCGGGAGGCCCAGCAGGAGGTGCagagacacactgtgtgtctggACTTCATGGAGCGGGTGGCCAAACTGACTAAGGTGCTGCAAACATTTGACATGGAAAAGAAACAGCTCATTTGTGTATCGTACAGGAGCAGTGTGTCACTAAAAGGTAGACCCTGTTTATGCAGTCACTAATCCACCTGTCCCTGCACCACCGAACATGgaaaccaggggtgtccaaacttttttcactgaggaccacatacagaaaaacatacaaagggctgggccactcactagaagtgagctatattgctaactttaatccactagaggtgatcgcctcacctctagtggattaaagttggcaaaatcaatcaaatggagataaattctgcttgataactgaatatgattcaagaaaaaaacagcctttccattagtgggctttcatttattagttgtggtacaagctggtctttgccttgtaggtgatcagtgagatccattaaacatgccaaccagagagggtcactgagctcatgaagaggtccttctctcttcaaaactggtccatttctgatctcagggaataaaaccgcagtaacacagagccacgacttagcaAGCACACATGACAATGGTAGAGCAGCCCCCccaacaccagcaccagcaccatcaccagcatcagagagggaagcttgaaatagtctgtgctagagctctggtgctcgaattaacagccttacctccactttcttgcccctcggcggacaccgtagattccttagtgctcacctgtcccagctggagccccatccgtcgtatctccacacagctcatctcatttaactcccatcatgccaactgcacctggcacagcttcaaaaacatcctcacccgtcgtggtgctcttcagactgctaacatcaagcagctcctccataatgcaaaagtgatcttcattagttatcagctgtgctctcatcgcacgccacgtctgaaactttctacactcacttgctctcttatgTTTCCTCAATTCTGCaattttgggtcacctgtagcaaacttcttcttctattactgaTTTTAAGGAGAAGCTGCCTCGCTCAcgacagttactccacctagtggtgagactaagaagtacaatacagtccagtgcaggttccacgtgtgggccgtgttacaatacatttttagaatttcctgcgggccaatgaaaattggaccacgggccgcaggtggcccgcgggccgtagtttggacacccttGATGTAAACTCATCTTTTTGTTGCTCTAGAAACATAAAATCAACAGGTTTCTTCACACGCCTTCAGCATCATGCATAATGAATTGTGGCATTTTGTAACTGGAGGGATGCTAATAATCAAATATAGACAGTGATTAACCATAAGAGGTTGCGACCAATTAATACATCAGTTTAGCTgttaacattaaataaaaccGTCTTAAAACAATgtatcatttattcatcaatCAGCATTCACAACAAGCCAAatcagcagggggaggaggagaggagaaacagctgtttgcatctctctctccctaaaAATATTTAAGTAAACTGCAAATGGTAATTTATCAAACGTTGTGGGACGGGATTCAGGAGAGTGCAAGTGGATGTGATCTCCTCAGAGAGACAGTAATGTGTTTCTGGTTGTCCATGAGCGCACAGAGTGCAGGCCTTCACTGTCAGACCGTGGTCCAGACGTCTCCTCTGTGATTCCTCCGGTTCCTCTGATCCACATTTTAGCTGCATCCAGGAGGACGGTTTAGCAGTTATTCTGGTGGCCCCAGAGCCCACGACGGCATCATTGTTCAGCTGCTGTCAGGGAAACCATGGCAACTCCCAGCCGGACAGCTCGATCCCAAACTTCCCAGTGACAGGCCAGAGTTTGTGGGTTTGTCCCCTGAGCATTTGGAAAGGTTAAGCTCCATCTACTATGGCCTCTGACACAAACAGTTGGGACGCTTCTGAGCACTTTTTGTGCAGAGGTGCACAAATCCACATCGTGTCCTCTGAGAGTTAACTTAACACATGTTAAATAACTTTTGTTACTACTTTGATACTTTTGCTGCCTTATATTGTAACTGTAACCAAAAATAGGGTCCAAAGCTCATTTTGACCACTGATAATAACCCTAAACCTTCACTAATGATGACCTGAACAGTATCATTGCATTGTAACATGTCTGGCTCTTTACAGGtgaatgtttcatttcagaaaGTGCAATAACTTGTCAGATGTTCGCAGGGCTGGCCTTTGTTTCACACTGTAAGAGACTCTCTGATATGATTTGAGTAGATGGTGAAGTTTAATCTTGGGGAAacaccttttgtgtgtgtgtgtgtgttacagttcGAGGATGCGGAGCAGCTCTCGGGTCATTTAGAGAGTCTTCTCCACTTTAGAGGCCAGCTCTgtcagagggagagtgaggcGCAGGAGAAGGCCGACCAGCAGAGAAAAGCTCTGCTGACTCTCGAGGACCAGCATCACCTTCTGCGGCTGCACAAGATCAATCAGCTGTCTCAGCTCCAGACCAAGCTGGAGAAGATGCGCTCTGAAACTCTGACATGGGTACCAGACTAGATCCTGGAGCTAAGACCAGATCCAATGCTGCTTAAAGATTTAACCACCACCTTCAGTGTGAAGTTCAGGTGTCCTTGTCTGCTTACAGGAAAGGAAGTGGAACCACATCCAGGAAACGGCAGCAAAGAAAACACTCCTATTGGGACAGATTAAGATGGCGACCCTCAACCTCTATGAAATGACGGATGACAGTGTAGAAGGAGAGGAAGGTGTGGACATGAACgacacagagagacagctggAGAAGGTATGTGCccagacagagcagagacgGTGACAAAcagccagagcagcagaaacGATAAACTTAACTTacagtctcctgctgtctctgtctcaggCCAAGATGTTCATCCTGGACCACGAGGACATAGTGAAACAGCATCAGTCTCCCTCACAAAGACAAAACGACGGACAGAAAAGAATGAAGGCCAAAAAGCACATCCCAGCTTACTGTTAAAAACTGTTAAATTTACCCTCAAGACACACGTTTCCTTGCTGCTTTAAGAGAAGATAAGCGAGAAGCGAAGAGAAGTGAACGAGCATCGAACAGTTCATTTAAGCTCGTTCATCAGTTGTTTTAACGTAAAACTCTGAGTTAACTGAACTCGAAGACAATGAACTTCAATAAACTTAAGACACTGAGCGCATCAACGACTGATTAATCATGTTGACAGGGATTCAgtttctgtgtatttctgtcAGTGATGACGAAGCGTCAGTGAAGGGTGTAAAATTGGCTCCTATTTTTGTTCCAGAAGTGGACACCTGCCTTAATTATGGTTTAAAAGAGGCCGATGTGACAAAAGATACATGGAAACTTCCTAAATGTATTATAGCGGTAAATGTACTGTTCTGAATGTCGTTCATGCTGGGAAGTATTCtgataatgtttattttaaatgaatgacttTAGTGAGTCAGACATTCATTTAGTTTACTATAAATTCTGAAATGTTCTGATAGAAGCAACATTTTAAGTTGACATGTTTTAACttcataaatactgtatgtatcaGACCAGTTATACTGTTGCTGCCAAATGTCACTTAGATAGTTGATCATTAGGAACACCAGGTCCTGTACTGCCACCCTGTGGCCAAtggagggaaacagctactgatgcTCCCAGTGAATCTGTCCCTGTTGTCACTTCTTTTGGCCGATCAGACTGAGCAGAGCTTTGCTGGAAACTCCCTGTTCTAACAAGAATTACAAGTTGCTGTTTcatcctttatttttttagtttgatATTGTGTTCAGTAATGCAGTATCCAAATATTAAATGTTGCCCACAAAACATTGGAAGCACTGCAGTCCTTAGTAttgtttcattcacaaaaattGTAAGTAATATTAGTTTACAGCACTGAACACTTTATTAAAGAACAAGTCATAAATGACACCCATATTTTGTTTACTTTCTCtataaaacatctaaaacatttATGCTCCACAGGTGGCGTAAGTTGGTGTAGCACCAGAGTAATGAAACTGGTCTCTGATTTATTTGGGTTTcttgccttttccttttttggcCTTGTTTTTGCTCTTATTCTTTAAGGCCTTGCGAGTACGGTAGCCTCTCCACCAAGCCTGGGCAAAAATAGCAGCTTTGGTCTTCAACTCCAgctccatcatctcctccttcctcttctcttctgccAGCCGGCGCCTCTCCTGGATCTGGTTGCACTCTGCGTCCAGGACAGAAAAGGGTTTCTCCAgcttcctcagctcctcctcctccctttcatAACCCATGGTGTTCAGCTCCAGGTTGGCCTGAGACAGGAGATGGAGGCAGCGATGGTGTCAAGGCGTGAATggatggagaagagagagagatggcagtGGAGAGTGAAGagcagtgaaaataaaagtgaaaagttaTGTTTAGTTAAGTTTTTTTGCCCCATGCAGCGTTTATACTTGATCATTCAGAATCCATAGAGGAACATAACTATATACGATATCCTGAATATAGTTTAACAAATTCATCTCAACAGATGTTCGTCATCAGCGGATAGAAACACCAAACTCCAGCAACTGATGATGACTGTGAGATGTGTTTGAGGACTCTGGAAAAAGCTAGTAAAAGGGCTGTGTGTTAGgatgattttttaaaactacCATATCTGAGGTCATGTTTAACATCCTGAATATGGCTTCAACAAGTATATGAAATAGCATCCAGAATATGCTCACTTAAATCATCTATTCCAGTAAGTTTTGGCCCTTTGTTTAGGTTAGTTTGTCTGAGTTTGTACCTGGCTTTCTCTTATTTCATCATCGAAATTTTGGAGCAAGTATTCAATTTGAATCTccaccttttcatttttctgccaAGGAAAAAAACCAACAGTTGACATGGGTTTTAAAGAATTTGTTACCAGCAGtaaaatcttaaatatttacagtgaaatgttgGATATACTGAACTAAACTTACCTCTTGGAGGACTCTCTCCGCCTGTCTGTTTTCAAGGATGAAATTGTTGAGCTGAATGTTCAGTTGATCAATTTCCAGTTGTATACCACTCTGCTTCACGTTTGATGTCTTTATACGTGACTGACACTGCTTGTGTGAAAGGAGTGACGTATGTGCTTCTTGTATGTGCTTCTCTTCCAGCAAAGACAGCAAATATTTGATCTCATCATTTGTCAGAGAAATCTGCggaacaaacacaaaggcagaaGAGGCGAGATGGGAAATAAGAGTAGATGAGCAGGGACTGGCTTAAGTGAGTAAATGGTAGACCAGACTCTTGCAGGTGGAGGtttcttttttaacattcaACTTAGTGCCTCACCATTGCGTCTAGATCCTTTATATGTGCAGTGAGTCTTTCATCCTTTGAAACAATGTGTTTCGAAACACGGGATAAAGGCAGCGAAGTGAAGAAAGACAGCTCTAGCTCCTCATCCGCACTGGTCAGCATCTTGTCTACCATATGGCCGTGAAACTTCCTGAGCTCTGTGATTAGTTTGTACTCACTCTCCTCTACTTCCACAACTTGCTCTGCCATCAAACCAAAAATTGTCACTGGATCGGCTCGCGCAAACCTGAGCAGATCTCTGATAGACTTCTTGATGTCCCTCTTAAGCtcatccctttctctcttccttgcTTCCCCAACTTCTCTGTCTTGTTCCCCATGTGACTCTCGCTTGAGACCTTCCAGCGTCTCCAGTATTTCTAACATCTGATAATCCTGAAGCGCCCCGCACGACCCCTTGTCCATGACACTAGACACAGGAGGCAGAGCCACCACAATCTCAGCTTGAGTGATGCATGTTTCCAATATGTTTGAGATGCATTGAGCCTCGCGAGAGAGGAGCTTCTTCTGTTCTTCCAACTTTGTGTTCGTCTCTGGTGCACACTTTGCAGACATGCTGTCACTGGATGGATTGGTAGCAAAAGAGTAAACCATTAACAAAACATAAATTGGTGACTGAAGAATTGTCTCACATCTTGAAGCTAACGCTaaacacttttacttttcacacagaaataaagTACATGTTTTCGTATTCTTTTACACAAAAACTATTGCTCATGTGGAAATTATTTTATACTTTCACAAATCTGAGACGGAGGGTAAGTTTCACAGCTCTCCGCACATATTTGCAAATAATATTGCAACAATAACACAACCATACAACTCTGTACTGTAACCTCAAGTCCTTGACctatacattatacattttacataacATATAACTCATAAATCTGTAATATATTCACACATTACAATTGCTACAGTATCAGCTAGCCGTTAGCCAGGTTAAGCTAACTAAGTGAACATTAACGTGTTAAATCAGTTTGCACACTTGCTGgttttttaaacattaagcATTAAACGTTTTCTAAGGAATATAGCAGTTGTAACTTTAGTTTATATGAGTTTAGATGTAGCGATATATCAAGCTAACTCTACATAGTTacctgctgcaggaggatgTTGTTGACATTGTTGCTAGGATACCACAAATGTATCAGTGTCAAATAACTTCCGGATAGCGTATGACGCAGAAATAAATGTATCCCTACatgagtatttttattttatgaacaaATTCAGAAATAAATTAAGCTCTTTGTCAATAATTGGGGGGGTTTGGAGCATTGTCTTAAGtctatttgcttttattttgaaattttgtcAGAGTTCACACAGGCTGCCGTTAATTGTTCCAGTGTCGCAAATGTTTGTTGATCTAGTTGTGCCCACAGTCACTACTGTCCAGCTTTTGTTGTGTCGTTAGTCAGTCTCAGGCTTTGTTGTTTGCGGAAGGATCGGTCTAGATAAACAGTTGTCGCACTTACTTACCGGTTAAATAGTATCAGAACACGCACAGCATTTGTTATCCAGCAGAGAGCGTAGTGTGCGGTGATGAAGCCGTGATGGACACAGACGGACTGTCTCAGCTTGTTAGCCTGACTGACAGTGAACCAGTTAATTCCGTGACAGATGACATCTGTGACAGGACAAAGACCAAGTCTGTGACCAACAGACCGTGGCCGCTTCACACAACTTGAATGCAGCAAGTTCCTGTGCTGCACATCTCACCAGAGACGTCACATCTCGTAGCTAGCTATCGTCTGAGCTAGCACAGCTTTAAAAGTACTCTGTTTGTTAGCTCCGGGCACCCAAGACGTGCAGCCGTCTTGCGGTTTGCAAAAGAAACCATGCACTTATTTAGCCAGTGGGTAGCTTAGATTAAATCTAATTAAACGTTTGCAAATCAAGACTGGTTGCAGCCTGTTCGTCCGCTGGTATGGAGTCAGACGACGATGTGCCTCTCATTTTAACATGGGACGAAGCAAACAGCGGTCTGCTCAACGAGGAGACCGAGAGAGGAGACGAGAGTAAGTTTTTACTGTCAtgtcctcatcctcaccctcagCCACGGCTAGGCCCGTGACCCCGGACAGGGCTCTGGTGGTGCTTCTGTCGTGCCTTTAGACAAATGCAGCAAAAGTCCTTGAGAGGAAACACACTTGTTGCCCGTTTATTTGGTAAATACAGCTACATCTAATAAGGCAATGTGGGTGGTTAAGATTATAATTTTGAGCTTTATGGTGATTTTGGAGGCTGTAATTTGTAATGTTGATGCATAATCTAGGTGTttcta comes from Pempheris klunzingeri isolate RE-2024b chromosome 7, fPemKlu1.hap1, whole genome shotgun sequence and encodes:
- the iqcd gene encoding dynein regulatory complex protein 10; translated protein: MDKGSCGALQDYQMLEILETLEGLKRESHGEQDREVGEARKRERDELKRDIKKSIRDLLRFARADPVTIFGLMAEQVVEVEESEYKLITELRKFHGHMVDKMLTSADEELELSFFTSLPLSRVSKHIVSKDERLTAHIKDLDAMISLTNDEIKYLLSLLEEKHIQEAHTSLLSHKQCQSRIKTSNVKQSGIQLEIDQLNIQLNNFILENRQAERVLQEKNEKVEIQIEYLLQNFDDEIRESQANLELNTMGYEREEEELRKLEKPFSVLDAECNQIQERRRLAEEKRKEEMMELELKTKAAIFAQAWWRGYRTRKALKNKSKNKAKKGKGKKPK